The genomic segment CTCGATGGCGTCGTGCGACATCAGGCGATTCTCAATCGGCGCAGGGGCAATGTACTTGCCCTTGCTGGTTTTGAAGATCTCCTTGATGCGGCCGGTCAGCTTCAGGCGGCCCATCTCGTCGATCTCGCCCTTGTCGCCAGTCTTCAGGAAGCCATCTTCGGTGAAGGCTTCCTTGGTTTTCTCTTCATCTTTGTAGTAACCCATCATGGTGGCCGGGCTCTTCACCAGCACTTCGCCCTGCTCGCTGATTTTTACCTCAACACCTGGCAGCGCCTCGCCCACGTAACCGGTGCGGGTACGGCCCGGCTTGTTCATGTGCGAATAGGCGAAGTTCTCAGACATGCCGTAGCCTTCCAGCAGCTCCAGGCCCAGGTTGCGGTACCAGTCCAGCACATCGTTGGACAACGGCGCAGAGCCGGAGCCAGCCAGCTTGACCTTGTCGAGGCCAAGGCCTTTGAGGACTTTCTTCTTGATCAGCTTGTTGACCAGCGGAATCTTCAGCAACCGCTCCAGCTTCTCCTTGGGCACCTTCTGCAACACGCCGTGCTGGAACTTCACCCACAGGCGAGGCACAGACAGGAACAGCGTCGGCTGCGCCCGCTGCAGATCCTGAACAAAGGTATCCAGGGACTCAGCAAAGTACAGATGGAAGCCGGCATACAGAGAGCCCAACTCCACAAAGGTACGTTCGAACACGTGGGCCAGCGGCAGATAAGACAGCATGCGCTCCTCGGGGCCCACACCCAGAGTCTCAATGCCACCAGCAGCGGCAAACGCCATGTTTTCGAAGCTGAGCATTACACCCTTGGGCCGACCAGTACTGCCAGAGGTGTACACAATGGTTGCCAGCTCTTCCGGCTCACGGTGTACCTGGCCTTCCAGCGGCGGGTACTTGGCCACGATGTCGTCCCAGGTCTCGAAATCGTTGGGCGGGCTAAGAGGGTAGGAAATGCAACGCACGGAATCCGGAACGCCCGGTTTCATGCTGTCCCAGTCGTCCAGCTTGCCCACAAACAGAACCTCGCATTCGGCGTGGTTCAGGATGTAGTTGACGGTATCCGCATTCAGGGTCGGGTACAGGGGTACGGAAATATGGCCAGCCAACCAGATCGCCCAGTCAGTCATGATCCAGTGCGCGCAGTTCTTCGAAATAAGGCCAATACGGCTCTTTTCCGGCAGGTTAAGGGACTTCAGGTAGGATGCCATCCTGCGGGCTTCATCAATTGCCCGGCCCCAGGTGTATTCAACCACCTTGCCGTTGCCAATCGGCTGAGTCATGTAAGGGGAATCAGCTTTCGTGGCTTCCCAGTGGTACAGCATATCGAGGGGAAGTTTCTTTGTTGTGTCCATGGACCTTCCTAGTTTGTCTTTATAGTTGGGGGGGTATCGTATTATTAGACTTTCGTAGCCTATTTCAACACACCCCTGCACGTCAAAACGTGACAAAACCAAAATATCTGCATTTCAGACAAATGCGCAATAGCAACTGATAAAGTATCGCCCATCCCTACCCCGAAACCTGTATCCCTGTGGTAAACTTGCGCACTTTCATTTTTCCGCCCCGGCAAACGGGGAAATCAGTCACTGACTCGGAGATGGGCATATGGCCAAGAAGACCTTGCGCACCCTGATCGGCGCTTCGCTGCTGGCAGCAGCAAGTCTGGTTCAGGCTGAAGAAACCCGTGTAGTTGCCATCACGCAGATTGTTGAGCACCCGGCGCTGGATGCCGCTCATGAAGGCATTAAAGATGAACTGGCCGAGCGCGGCTACCGCGTGGGTGAAAACCTTCGCCTGATGCACGAAAGCGCCCAGGGCAACTCAGCGATTGCCTCCCAGATTGCCCGCAAGTTCGTGGGTGAAAGCCCGGACGTGATCGTTGCCATTGCTACCCCATCTGCCCAGACCGTGGCCGCCGCGGCCCGTAACATTCCGGTTGTGTTCTCAGCAGTAACTGACCCTGTGGCCGCCAAACTGGTGAAAAGCTGGGAAGCTCCCGGCGCCAACATCACCGGCGTAAGCGACATGCTGCCCATTGAACAGCACCTGGACATGCTCCAGCGCGTCATGCCGGATGCCAAGCGCATCGGCACCGTTTACAACCCCGGTGAAGCGAATGCCGCCGCGCTGATCGATCTGCTCGAAGAGCGCCTGGCGGCCCGCGACATGCAACTGGTTAAAGGTGCTGCCACCAAGACCTCTGAAGTGCTGGGTGCGGCCCGCTCGCTGGTCGGCAAGGTAGATGCCATCTACCTGACCACCGACAACACCGTGATCAGTGCTGCCGAAGCGGTCATTTCCGTTGGCGAGCGGTCCAAAATTCCGGTATTCGCGGCAGACACCGCCACTGTTGAGCGTGGTGCGGTTGCCGCTCTTGGTTTCAACTACTACAACCATGGCCGCCAGACCGGCGCCATGGTTGTGCGCATTCTGGAAGGTGCCAGCACCGCCGACATGCCCGTTGAAACCATGGAAGAGCTGGACCTTTACGTAAACCCGGCCGCCGGTGAGCGCATGGGTATTACCCTGTCCGAAGACCTCATCCAGGACGCAAAAGAAGTCGTCAAAAGCGACAAGTAACGCCTGACCAACACGGGCGGACCCCAAAAGGGCCCGCCCGTTTTCTTTCACGGTGATTAACTACCCATGCTCAGTGAAATCGCATTCTACGGTGCTCTTGAAACCGGCCTGATCTACGGCCTGGTTGCCTTTGGTATTTACCTCTCTTTCCGTGTTCTCGACTTCCCCGACCTGACAGTGGACGGCAGCTTCCCCCTGGGTGCCGCCGTAGCCGCCGTTCTGATCCTGGAAGGCTGGAACCCGTGGGTCGCCACCGGCTTCGCCGCGCTGGCAGGCATGGCGGCAGGTGCTGTGACAGCCATCCTGAACGTCAAACTCAACATCCTGAACCTGCTGGCCTCCATCCTGACCATGATTGCGCTGTACTCGGTAAACCTGCGCATCATGGGCCGGCCGAATATCGCATTGCTATCAGAAGAAACGGTGCTGACGCCCTGGTATTCCCTCGGCCTGGAGTTCCATCAGGTACCGGTGATTCTGTTCCTGATCGTTGTGGCGGTATCCCTGGTGCTGCTGTGGCGTTTCATGAAATCGGAGACCGGCCTGGCCATGCGCGCTACCGGTTCCAACGCCCGCATGGCGCGGGCACAGGGCATCGCCACTGGCGGTATGATTATCCTCGGCGTAGCCCTGTCTAACGGCCTGGTTGGCCTGGCCGGCGCCCTGTTCGCCCAGAGCCAGGGCGCCGCCGATGTCACCATGGGTGTGGGCGTGATTGTTATTGGCCTGGCGTCCCTGATTGGCGGCGAGGCGGTACTCACTCCGTCTACCGTTATGCGCGCCCTGCTGGCCTGCGTGATCGGCGCCATCATCTACCGTTTGGCCATTGCCTTCGCACTGAATGCAGACGTTCTTGGCCTGCAGGCCCAGGATCTGAACCTGATTACTGCGGTACTGGTTACCCTGGCGATTGTACTGCCTGGCGTTCGTACCAATCTCACTAACCGCTTCAGCCGCAACAAAGCCTGAGGAGACACTATGATCAGCGCTACCGATCTACGGCTCACCTTCGGCAAGGGTACGCCACTGGAAAACCCGGCGTTGCGGGGTATGAGCCTGACCGTTAACCAGGGTGAGTTTGTGACCGTTATCGGCAGTAACGGGGCCGGCAAATCCACCTTCCTGAACGCCCTCTCGGGCGAGGTGATGGTGGACAGCGGCCAGATTATTGTCGACAACCAGGACGTTACCCGCCTGCCCACCCACAAACGGGCGGCGCGAGTGGCAAGGGTGTTCCAGGACCCCCTGGCCGGCACCTGTGAGAACCTGTCCATCGAGGAAAACCTGGCACTGGCCATCAAGCGCGGCCAGCGCCGTGGCCTCACCACAGCGGTAAAAAGCAAGTACCTGCCACAGTTCCGGGACAGCCTCGCTACCTTGAAACTGGGCCTGGAAAACCGCCTGGGCGACAAAATGGGCCTGCTCTCCGGTGGTCAGCGCCAGGCCGTCAGCCTGCTGATGGCCAGCCTCACACCCTCCAGCATCCTGTTGCTGGACGAGCACACCGCAGCCCTGGACCCGAAAACCGCCAACTTTGTTCTGGAACTCACACAAAAGATCATTGAAGAACAGAAGCTGACCGCCCTGATGGTCACCCACAGCATGAAACAAGCGCTGGAAGTGGGAAGCCGCACAGTCATGCTGCACCAGGGGCAGGTGGTGTTCGACATTGCCGGTAAAGACCGGGAAGGCCTGGAAGTAAAAGATCTGCTTGGCCTGTTCGAGAAACAGCGCGGGCTGGCAGTGGACGACGACAGCCTGTTGCTGGGCTAAGCCATTTCCGCAATAGAAAACGGGGCCACGAAGGCCCCGTTTTCTATTGCACCGTTAAAGCCGTTAGTGGCCGTAAATGCGCATCGAGGTATTGGTAATCGCCAGGTCGTCAATGGCGAAATCCGCTAACAGCCTCAGGGTATCCGTGGCGGTATCCACCCGGATGGTGGCAGAGCCAATCAGCATGTCCATCTATCACAACAATTTTCACTGAACGCTTTTTAACCACAACATCTAGTGATTCCCCCGAAACCGCGCTGAACGCCCACACAACAGGCATTTTGCGCGTTGCAAGTATTCTTCCATTGATTTTCTTTGCACTCAAAGCTCATTCAATAGTTGCTCTCTTATTCACAGACCACTATATCCTGTTATACTCCACGAACAAGAAGCCCATATATAGGGCAAATAACAATCACACAGCCCGCCGCGCGGGCGCCGGGAAAGCCGGCAAAAGCAACTCCGACAGCAAGATAACGGCAATCCACCGGCTCTGAACAGGCGGCACCTTCCGCCAGGTAAATACCACATCTAGTGTTTTTGACCCAAAAACAGGCCGGCAGTAAGAACGCAACACCATTAAAAAAGGGGCATGGCGCCGGCGACGGCACCATCAAAACGAGACATACTGGAAACCGAGGGTGGCAATGAACGCTAAGGCACAGGCAGTGATCACAACGATTCCCATGCAGGAAGCGTCGCTTGATATCTGGCACAGCAAGTACCAGCTGAAGACCAAGACAGGCGAAGCGGTCGACAAAGACATCAACGCAACTTACGAGCGCGTTGCCAAGGCCTTGTCGGAAGTGGAGAACAAGAATGTACGCAACAAGTACATGAAGGAGTTTCTCTGGGCCCTGCAGAACGGTGCCATTCCGGCTGGCCGGATCACCTCCAACGCCGGTGCGGAAGCTCACAAGCCTGCCACCTCCACCATCAACTGCACGGTATCCGGCAGTATCCAGGATTCGATGAACGACATCCTGGAGAAAAACCACGAAGCGGGCCTTACCCTCAAGGCCGGTTGTGGTATCGGTTATGAGTTCTCAACCCTGCGCCCCCGCGGTGCCTACGTCGCCGGCGCCGGCGCCACCACTTCCGGCCCGCTGTCGTTCATGGATATCTTCGACCGCATGTGCTTCACCGTATCGTCTGCCGGTGGCCGCCGCGGTGCCCAGATGGCCACCTTCGATGTACACCACCCCGACGTCATCGAATTCATCCAGGCCAAGCGTGAAGACGGCCGCCTGCGCCAGTTCAACCTGTCTCTGCTGATCACCGAAGACTTCATCGAAGCCGTACGCAACGGCGACGACTGGCACCTCTCCTTCCCCGTCACCAAGAAGGAAGTGGAAGACGAAGGCCTGGACCTGAACAACGCCGAGCAGTTCCTGTACCGCGATTTCCCGGTTCAGGACGGCTACGTGGTAAACGAAGAAGGCAAAGTGGCCTGCCGCATCTACAAGACGGTGAAAGCCCAGTTCATCTGGGACACCATCATGACCAGCACCTACGACTACGCCGAGCCAGGCTTCATCCTGATCGACAAAGTTAACCAGATGAACAACAACTGGTTCTGCGAAGACATCCGCGCCACCAACCCCTGTGGTGAACAGCCCCTGCCCCCATACGGCAGCTGCCTGCTGGGCTCCGTGAACCTGACCAAGTTTGTGGACTACCCGTTCACCGACAAAGCCAGCTTCAACTACGAGAAGTACCGCAAGGTAGTGGGCATCTTCACCCGCATGCTGGATAACGTGGTGGAAATCAACGGCCTGCCGCTGGCCGAGCAGCGCCATGAAATCACCTACAAGCGCCGCCACGGCATGGGCATCCTGGGCCTGGGTTCTACCCTCGCCATGCTGCGCATGCCCTACGGCTCTGACGATTCCGTGCAGTTCACCGAAGACGTGGTACGGGAAATGGCCGTGGAAGGCTGGCGCCAGTCTCTGGCCCTGGCTGAAGAGAAAGGCCCGGCGCCCATCATGGAAGACGAGTTTGAAATCACGCCCAAGATGATGAACAAGTGCCCGGACCTGGCCAAAGACGGGTACAAAGTGGGCGACATCCTCAAAGGCAAGCTGCTGCACGCCAAGTACAGCCGCTACATGCAGCAGATTGGCCACGTTGAGCCGGAACTGGTGAAAAAGCTGGCCGAGAAAGGTGGCCGTTTTACCCACCACACCTCCATCGCGCCTACTGGCACCATCAGCCTGTCGCTGGCCAACAACGCCAGTAACGGCATTGAGCCAAGCTTCTCGCACCATTACGCCCGGAACATCATCCGTGAAGGCCGTAAAACCAAAGAGAAAGTGGACGTATTCAGCTTCGAGCTGCTGGCCTACCGCCATCTGGTCAATCCCGGCGCTATGCCCTTCTCCGAAGACGAAGACAAAAAGCTGCCCAGTTACTTCACCACCTCCGATGATGTAACCCCCACGCAGCACGTGGATATTCAGGCAGCGGCACAGAAATGGGTAGATTCCTCCATTTCCAAAACCGCCAACGTGCCCACAGACTTCGCGTACCAGGACTTCAAAGGCATTTACCTGTACGCCTACGACAAGGGCCTGAAAGGCTGCACCACCTTCCGCTTCAACCCGGAAGCCTTCCAGGGCGTACTGGTTAAAGAGAAAGACCTTGAAAACACCCTGTACGAATTCACCCTGGACGATGGCAGCAAAGTGACCCTCAAGGGCAACGAACAGGTAGAGTACGACGGCGAAACCCACACCGCCGCCAACTTGTTTGATGCGCTTAAAGAAGGCACTTACGGAAAATATTGATCCCGGGAACCGACAGACAGGACAACGAACATGACAGTGAAAATCAGCAACAAGATTGTCGGCTACCGAGTCAAGAAAGCCGACACGGAAACCCCGAACGAGCATCAGGCACCGGTGATAGCTGAAACCAAGCCGGTGGAGATGAACGAAAACATCGAACGGCCGGATTTCTTGCTGGGCACCACCTACAAGATCAAACCGCCGGTGGCTGAGCACGCGATGTACATTACCATCAATGACATCCTGCTGAACGAAGACACCGACCACGAAAGCCGGCAGCCGTATGAAGTGTTCATCAATTCCAAATCCATGGAACACTTCCAGTGGGTTATCGCCCTCACCCGCGTAATCTCGGCGGTATTCCGCAAAGGCGGCGACGTAACCTTCCTGGTGGAAGAGCTGCGCAGCGTGTACGACCCCAACGGCGGCTACTTCAAGAAAGGCGGCGTGTTCATGCCATCACTGGTTGCCGAAATCGGCGCCGTGATCGAGAAACACCTGAAGGCCATCGGCCTGCTGGAAAGCGACGAGCTGAGTGAAACCACCAAGCGCATCCTCGCCGAGAAACGCGCCGAGTTCGAAGCCAGCCAGAACAAAGCCACCAACGACGACAGCGGCAGCGACTACCCCGCCAACGCCACCATGTGCGGCAAGTGCAGCACCAAAGCGGTGATTGTGATGGACGGATGCGCCACCTGCCTGTCTTGCGGCGACAGCAAGTGCGGTTGAGGTGATTGACCGCTGAGTGATGAAAAGGCCTGGTTGCGGAAGCTGCCAGGCCTTTTTGTTGGTTGGCAGATTTTTTAGCGCGTTGTAATTGGCGAAAATGCGACTGCGTTGATATTGCTAAGCGGGATCTGGCTTGCTTCTTTTTGGGGCTTGTAGTTATATGATCTTACGGTATTTTTGGAGCGCCGTTGGCCAGCAAGCTTTATTTTCGGTGCGTGATGATAATGAAGCGGTCAGATAATCGCAATAATGAAGACTGCTATCCAATACGCTGTTAGCTTTGAATCTAGGGAGCGGAAATGTCTGTCAATGACGACAAAATTATCTATCTCGACTTGGAGTTTGTCTCGAGAAAGTACGAGCAAAAAATTGGCGGTGATCCGGCTGCAACTATCACCAAGCAGCAAGGCGGAAACGCCGGAATTAACGCCTTATTTGCTCACGCGGGTGTTACGACCCAGGAATCGCGTACTTTTTCAGTCACCTCGCGACAGATGTTCCAGTCTATTTGGAACCAGTTGATAGATGAATACGATAACTTCTCAGAGTTTGAAAACTACTCAGGTACCAAGGTTTTATGGCTGGAAGGAGAGCTAACTCTCGGCGAATGGAAGAGCTCTGGTAGCAAAGAGGCCGGATACCAGTTCTATCAACTTAATCATAATGGCGAGCGTACGGCTTTTGTAGCTAACCAAAGCTATTTGGCCCCGGGGTTTTCTGAGATATTCGGTGCGTCTTCGGCCTTAAAGGGAAATATTGGTATTCCAGTGAAATGCCTGGCCCGAGTGATGTGGCACGTAGATGATGCAAAAAATTACGTAGCCTGTCCGTATGTTATTGTCGAACAAAGCTAACAAAACGCATCAGTACGCGGCCGATGGCCGCCGGACGCCCTTTACGTGGCTCCTTCGTCGCCACTCCAAGGTCGCCGCTGTGCTTCGGCTACATGGACTCCCCCTGCGGTCAAGCAACGCCATTTGATTCCGAAGCGGTTTGAGACTGCAGCTCTACATTCGGCCTCTGTGTGGGCGTTTCAGCCCGGGCCAGGATGATGATGCGTGTGAGTGATGACCTCATTCGTTAGTCGGCTTGTATCAGCCGCAAAGCACAACAGGTTCAATCACTCTCGGTCTGACCGTTCCGTCATCGCTTGCCGTTGCAAGACTCGGCTGGCAGGCGTGTTCTGCCTGTCGTTGTTGCCCGTTATCAGCCCTCTGCAGGCTGTGTTTTAAACTCAGTTTGGTTCATCAACAGTGCCCAGATAATCCGGGCATTCTTGGCGGCCAATGCCACGGCGGCTCGTTTGTAGCCGCGGCGTTCCACCAACCCTTTGGCCCACTCGCTGAGTTGATCGTGTTTGTCGTCGAGTTTGGCAATCACCGCTCGAGTGCCGTGGATTAATAGTGTTCGCAGGTACTTGTCCCCGCGCTTGGTGATTCTACCCAGCCGGGGCTTGCCTCCGGTCGAGTACTGCCTGGGCACGAGCCCGAGCCAGGCGGCAAAGTGTCGTCCGCTTTTGAACTGTCTGGGATCCGGCGCACTGGCCAATATCGCAGTGGCTGTTTGTGGGCCGATGCCGGGAATGGCCATCAACCGTTTGGCCTGCTCGTCGCGCCGGGCCATGGCTTCGATTTCCCGGTCATAGGCCAGGATCTCTTCATCGAGCTGGAGAATGCGCTGGTTGATGTTGTTGAGTAAACGCCGGGCCAGCATGGGTAAACCGTTTTCGGCATCTTCCAGGATTTCGGGAATCCGGTGTCGGGCATGATAGCGCCCCTGGGGGATGATCAGTCCGAACTCGGCTAACAGCCCGCGAATCTGATTGATCTGGGCTGTGCGCTCTTTGGTTAACCCACGGCGAATGCGGTGAAGGCACAGTACCGCTTGTTGGTCCTCAGTCTTAACTGGAACAAAGCGCATATTGGGCCGGCTGACGGCTTCGCAGATGGCCTCGGCATCGTTGTCGTCGTTCTTGCTGCTCTTGCGATACGGAGCGACAAAGCGGGGCGCAATGATCCGGGCATCGTGGCCGAGTTTGGTTAACTCCCGAGCCCAGTAATGGGCACCGGAACAGGCTTCCATGCCGATCAGGCACGGCGGCAGTTGTGCGAAGAACGCCAACAGTTTGGGGCGATTGAGCCGTTTGCGAACCACGACCTTGCCGTGTTGATTGGTGCCATGAATACTGAACACAGTTTTCGCCAGATCGATGCCAATGGTTGTAACATTCATGATGACTCCTCCTGCTTCGGATTGAAGATGTCAGACACCTTCAATGTGGCACATGACTGATGCCGTGGGAGCAGGGGGAGTCCATATCATTCGTTATATTTAAAAGGATCTCATGCTTATGGATCAAGAACGACCCTTCGTAGTTCTCAGATACTTTCTGATTGAAGAGGACCAGCGCTCGATTAATCCTAAGCCATTGCCAGCGGTAAAAGGTGCGGCCGTTCTTGACGCCCTTGTTCCAGAACGGGACTGGATCAAGAATGGAGTCAAATATAGCTTTGTTGGTTTTGCCCCTGTTAACCCAAGCCGCAACGAAACCTTCCCCGAAAATCGTTTCTTTGTCGGTAAGATCGCAAAATTGCGCAAAGCTCACGTAGGCGAGAAAGTGCCTGGAGACATAATTGAGCATGAGGAAGATGATTGGATTCCGCTTGTAGCGGTATTCGATTCTGTGAGTCAGACTGTTTTCGTCCAGAAGGATTGGCGGTTTGGGACCCCATCTCAAATATGTACGGCTATTGAGGCCGGTCTGCGTGAACCGACTCTTGCAGTTTATAACCATAGAGTTTTTGTGGAGCCCAAACCTACGGAAGGTAAATTCTGGGAAATCGTAGGCACTCACAATAAACTATATAATTTAGAGCTTCGACTAATATCGCCCAATATATTGCAGACGAACGTCAAGGCAAGAGAGGCTTTAGCGGCATTAAAAGACCTGTTCGGTCAGGATGAAATTATCTTAAAAATGAAAAACGATTCAGGTTCTTTAGAAGTACCAAAAGAGCCTACGTCAGATTACATTGAATATATAGAAGAGGGCGAAGGGACGTGGAGAGTGACCACTGAGGGAGATCACGGGGGCAAAAAATCTCACAGTAGCGCTGATACTGCAGAAACCATAGAGTTAGAGGTGCCGACACACAATGGCGATGAGGAGGAGGGCCAGCTAGATCTTGAGACCGGCGAGCCCTCCTCAACTCGCGGCGAAAGAGATAAGCGAATGGTGGAGAGGGTATTTCGCTACATAGCCGGTAAATTTGGCACATGATATGCTCAAGCTGATTATTGCTTTTCTAATATCTAGCGGGCTATCCTTTGTCGCACTTTACTTTTCGTGTGGCATGGCTACCCCTGTATTTGAAAATACTCTTTCTGCCTTTGTGACTATTGCAATATTGTTTGGCGCCCTTTCCTTTGCTTTATATAATTATCTTGACGGCATAACTAAGGATATCCCAAAAGAACTTTCAAAAAATAAGCCAAATAAGTATAAGCATGCATTAAAGGCCTTGAGCGATCTGAAGCGTGAAGTTATCTATAATATAGCATTGATAATATTGCTGCTTCTCTTGGAAAGAACGCTTTTTGGCATTAGCGAAGTTATCTATGGCGCGAGCTCAAGTCTCCCAATATGGGTAGGTTGGGCAATCATTTCGGCAAGGGTTTCTTGTCTGGTTGTTGGAATATATGCAGCGATAGTCCAATTTCGAGGCTTCCTCACGGCGAACGATCTAAGAACCATCCTTATGGAAAACGGTGACTAATTGCTGTGATATTTGGAGGAGTTGAACGTTGTCTTTAGATGTAGCCTATAGCATTGAAGCTCGGGATTACCTTGATCCTGATAGAGCATATGATCTTTATTGGTCTGGAAATATAACCGACAAGAAAAAATTCATATGCCCAGGCACTGGCTGCATGGCCCAAGTTACGTGCGCTAACTTGGATGAAGACATTCAAGATATGAAAGTGGTACCTCATTTTAGGGTTTATGGGGATCACTCAAGAGACTGTGAGATAAGCAAAAATATACCACTGAACCTCCACTATGAAGACGGCACTCCGGTGAAGGAGGAGCGTCTTAGCGTTGACCAGTCCATCGTTGACGTTTTTGAGCTTGATCGCCCTGAATCCTATTACGACGAGCCACGAGAAAGTGATTCGCCAAAGGCACAAGGCGCTAATAAGCCAAAATGTGCAAGGAAAACGA from the Marinobacter sp. LQ44 genome contains:
- a CDS encoding AMP-binding protein, whose product is MDTTKKLPLDMLYHWEATKADSPYMTQPIGNGKVVEYTWGRAIDEARRMASYLKSLNLPEKSRIGLISKNCAHWIMTDWAIWLAGHISVPLYPTLNADTVNYILNHAECEVLFVGKLDDWDSMKPGVPDSVRCISYPLSPPNDFETWDDIVAKYPPLEGQVHREPEELATIVYTSGSTGRPKGVMLSFENMAFAAAGGIETLGVGPEERMLSYLPLAHVFERTFVELGSLYAGFHLYFAESLDTFVQDLQRAQPTLFLSVPRLWVKFQHGVLQKVPKEKLERLLKIPLVNKLIKKKVLKGLGLDKVKLAGSGSAPLSNDVLDWYRNLGLELLEGYGMSENFAYSHMNKPGRTRTGYVGEALPGVEVKISEQGEVLVKSPATMMGYYKDEEKTKEAFTEDGFLKTGDKGEIDEMGRLKLTGRIKEIFKTSKGKYIAPAPIENRLMSHDAIEMVCVSGANQTQPHALVLLGEEIRPKMADESFRKEIEESFTQLIKDVNKTVDPHEQLAFITVVSDEWSIENSFLTPTLKLKRNVVEDAYQEKVDSWYAKKQPVIWQ
- a CDS encoding ABC transporter substrate-binding protein; protein product: MAKKTLRTLIGASLLAAASLVQAEETRVVAITQIVEHPALDAAHEGIKDELAERGYRVGENLRLMHESAQGNSAIASQIARKFVGESPDVIVAIATPSAQTVAAAARNIPVVFSAVTDPVAAKLVKSWEAPGANITGVSDMLPIEQHLDMLQRVMPDAKRIGTVYNPGEANAAALIDLLEERLAARDMQLVKGAATKTSEVLGAARSLVGKVDAIYLTTDNTVISAAEAVISVGERSKIPVFAADTATVERGAVAALGFNYYNHGRQTGAMVVRILEGASTADMPVETMEELDLYVNPAAGERMGITLSEDLIQDAKEVVKSDK
- a CDS encoding ABC transporter permease, with the protein product MLSEIAFYGALETGLIYGLVAFGIYLSFRVLDFPDLTVDGSFPLGAAVAAVLILEGWNPWVATGFAALAGMAAGAVTAILNVKLNILNLLASILTMIALYSVNLRIMGRPNIALLSEETVLTPWYSLGLEFHQVPVILFLIVVAVSLVLLWRFMKSETGLAMRATGSNARMARAQGIATGGMIILGVALSNGLVGLAGALFAQSQGAADVTMGVGVIVIGLASLIGGEAVLTPSTVMRALLACVIGAIIYRLAIAFALNADVLGLQAQDLNLITAVLVTLAIVLPGVRTNLTNRFSRNKA
- a CDS encoding ABC transporter ATP-binding protein; the protein is MISATDLRLTFGKGTPLENPALRGMSLTVNQGEFVTVIGSNGAGKSTFLNALSGEVMVDSGQIIVDNQDVTRLPTHKRAARVARVFQDPLAGTCENLSIEENLALAIKRGQRRGLTTAVKSKYLPQFRDSLATLKLGLENRLGDKMGLLSGGQRQAVSLLMASLTPSSILLLDEHTAALDPKTANFVLELTQKIIEEQKLTALMVTHSMKQALEVGSRTVMLHQGQVVFDIAGKDREGLEVKDLLGLFEKQRGLAVDDDSLLLG
- a CDS encoding adenosylcobalamin-dependent ribonucleoside-diphosphate reductase, coding for MNAKAQAVITTIPMQEASLDIWHSKYQLKTKTGEAVDKDINATYERVAKALSEVENKNVRNKYMKEFLWALQNGAIPAGRITSNAGAEAHKPATSTINCTVSGSIQDSMNDILEKNHEAGLTLKAGCGIGYEFSTLRPRGAYVAGAGATTSGPLSFMDIFDRMCFTVSSAGGRRGAQMATFDVHHPDVIEFIQAKREDGRLRQFNLSLLITEDFIEAVRNGDDWHLSFPVTKKEVEDEGLDLNNAEQFLYRDFPVQDGYVVNEEGKVACRIYKTVKAQFIWDTIMTSTYDYAEPGFILIDKVNQMNNNWFCEDIRATNPCGEQPLPPYGSCLLGSVNLTKFVDYPFTDKASFNYEKYRKVVGIFTRMLDNVVEINGLPLAEQRHEITYKRRHGMGILGLGSTLAMLRMPYGSDDSVQFTEDVVREMAVEGWRQSLALAEEKGPAPIMEDEFEITPKMMNKCPDLAKDGYKVGDILKGKLLHAKYSRYMQQIGHVEPELVKKLAEKGGRFTHHTSIAPTGTISLSLANNASNGIEPSFSHHYARNIIREGRKTKEKVDVFSFELLAYRHLVNPGAMPFSEDEDKKLPSYFTTSDDVTPTQHVDIQAAAQKWVDSSISKTANVPTDFAYQDFKGIYLYAYDKGLKGCTTFRFNPEAFQGVLVKEKDLENTLYEFTLDDGSKVTLKGNEQVEYDGETHTAANLFDALKEGTYGKY
- a CDS encoding NrdJb, translating into MTVKISNKIVGYRVKKADTETPNEHQAPVIAETKPVEMNENIERPDFLLGTTYKIKPPVAEHAMYITINDILLNEDTDHESRQPYEVFINSKSMEHFQWVIALTRVISAVFRKGGDVTFLVEELRSVYDPNGGYFKKGGVFMPSLVAEIGAVIEKHLKAIGLLESDELSETTKRILAEKRAEFEASQNKATNDDSGSDYPANATMCGKCSTKAVIVMDGCATCLSCGDSKCG
- a CDS encoding IS110 family transposase, which codes for MNVTTIGIDLAKTVFSIHGTNQHGKVVVRKRLNRPKLLAFFAQLPPCLIGMEACSGAHYWARELTKLGHDARIIAPRFVAPYRKSSKNDDNDAEAICEAVSRPNMRFVPVKTEDQQAVLCLHRIRRGLTKERTAQINQIRGLLAEFGLIIPQGRYHARHRIPEILEDAENGLPMLARRLLNNINQRILQLDEEILAYDREIEAMARRDEQAKRLMAIPGIGPQTATAILASAPDPRQFKSGRHFAAWLGLVPRQYSTGGKPRLGRITKRGDKYLRTLLIHGTRAVIAKLDDKHDQLSEWAKGLVERRGYKRAAVALAAKNARIIWALLMNQTEFKTQPAEG